In a genomic window of Candidatus Binatia bacterium:
- the dnaG gene encoding DNA primase: MGAIPDAVLDEIKRRTDLAALISEHVALKRSGRGFLGLCPFHQEKTPSFHVDPERGFFHCFGCNAGGNAFTFLMRVTGATFPEAVRTLAARVGVEVPESRASGVQDRLAEVNGLAAQLFTIILRESRLGAPGREYLERRGIDQETAQRFGLGFAPATPWHEKLLRRGVTAQELRTLGLASPSRSGRGLYPLFRDRLMFPIHDLSGRVIAFGGRAVGEVKGPKYLNSPETPLYRKGHHLYGLDLARDAIRAEGRIVLVEGYLDAIALAQAGIANVAAVLGTALTVDQLKLARRFAEDIVICFDGDEAGRRAALRAFPLCVDQIDLWPRAVFLPAGDDPDSLVRKIGRDAFAERVANATTLFDFYLDELVGRDAGVGETARAAARMAALLANVQDPIVRDKIVRGVAGRLGVSDAALLEAAQRSRAAQVRSAGVAPARSAPAAAPSRWGGAGAGQGRPVGAGGAPVRGATPQRQAQRTGRGAHFSAEAELVELVLCDATVAARAAEEQVWREFEDPELRRLAELIVTRRMSGGPFEASEMLAELPRGMAERVARRLASSSESELRRAGNEWFARRAQRRARAERRSLIAQLRAAEHRRDAEQVAAVLEALRRLRETSDAFASEEGDTDASVAAATGADVAGSDVGAHDPYAGAGAPDEPYVGAPGAPYAQAHEDPYADAPDELSLGMHEEPYVGAHEADDRPAPPPPEEPFVPPPEPYDDADDVYDEDDLAYDPDAER, encoded by the coding sequence ATGGGCGCGATTCCCGACGCGGTGCTGGACGAGATCAAGCGGCGCACGGACCTTGCCGCGCTGATCTCCGAGCACGTCGCGCTCAAGCGCAGCGGCCGCGGCTTCCTCGGCCTCTGTCCGTTCCATCAGGAGAAGACGCCGTCGTTCCACGTCGACCCGGAGCGTGGCTTCTTCCACTGCTTCGGCTGCAACGCGGGCGGCAACGCGTTCACCTTCCTGATGCGCGTGACCGGCGCGACCTTTCCCGAGGCCGTGCGCACGCTCGCGGCGCGGGTCGGGGTCGAGGTGCCGGAGTCGCGCGCCTCCGGGGTGCAGGACCGCCTCGCCGAGGTGAACGGCCTCGCGGCGCAGCTCTTCACGATCATCCTGCGCGAGAGCCGGCTCGGCGCGCCGGGGCGCGAGTACCTCGAGCGCCGCGGCATCGATCAGGAGACCGCGCAGCGCTTCGGGCTCGGGTTTGCGCCGGCGACGCCCTGGCACGAGAAGCTCCTGCGCCGCGGCGTCACCGCGCAGGAGCTGCGGACGCTCGGGCTCGCGAGCCCGAGCCGCAGCGGACGCGGCCTCTACCCGCTGTTCCGCGACCGGCTGATGTTCCCGATCCACGACCTCTCGGGTCGCGTGATCGCGTTCGGCGGCCGCGCGGTCGGCGAGGTCAAGGGGCCGAAGTACCTGAACTCGCCGGAGACGCCGCTCTACCGCAAGGGGCATCACCTCTACGGCCTCGACCTCGCGCGCGACGCGATCCGCGCCGAGGGACGCATCGTGCTGGTCGAGGGCTACCTCGACGCGATCGCGCTCGCGCAGGCCGGCATCGCCAACGTCGCGGCCGTGCTCGGCACGGCGCTCACCGTCGACCAGCTCAAGCTCGCGCGCCGCTTCGCGGAGGACATCGTCATCTGCTTCGACGGCGACGAGGCCGGACGCCGCGCCGCGCTGCGCGCGTTCCCGCTGTGCGTCGACCAGATCGACCTCTGGCCGCGCGCCGTGTTCCTGCCGGCGGGCGACGACCCGGACAGCCTCGTGCGCAAGATCGGCCGCGACGCGTTCGCCGAGCGCGTCGCTAACGCGACGACGCTGTTCGACTTCTACCTCGACGAGCTCGTCGGCCGCGACGCGGGCGTCGGCGAGACCGCGCGCGCCGCGGCGCGGATGGCGGCGCTGCTCGCGAACGTCCAGGACCCGATCGTGCGCGACAAGATCGTGCGTGGCGTCGCCGGGCGGCTCGGGGTGTCGGATGCAGCGCTGCTCGAGGCCGCGCAGCGAAGCCGCGCGGCGCAGGTACGGAGTGCGGGCGTCGCGCCGGCGCGCTCGGCTCCCGCCGCCGCTCCGTCGCGATGGGGCGGCGCCGGCGCGGGGCAGGGGAGGCCGGTCGGCGCGGGCGGAGCGCCGGTACGCGGTGCGACGCCGCAGCGTCAAGCGCAACGCACGGGGCGCGGCGCGCACTTCTCGGCCGAGGCCGAGCTCGTCGAGCTCGTGCTGTGCGACGCGACCGTCGCCGCGCGCGCGGCGGAAGAGCAGGTGTGGCGCGAGTTCGAGGATCCCGAGCTGCGCCGTCTCGCCGAGCTGATCGTCACGCGGCGCATGTCGGGCGGGCCGTTCGAGGCCAGCGAGATGCTCGCCGAGCTGCCGCGCGGCATGGCCGAGCGCGTCGCGCGCCGGCTCGCGTCGTCGAGCGAGAGCGAGCTGCGGCGCGCGGGCAACGAGTGGTTCGCGCGCCGCGCGCAGCGCCGCGCGCGCGCCGAGCGTCGCTCGCTGATCGCGCAGCTGCGCGCGGCGGAGCACCGGCGCGACGCCGAGCAGGTCGCGGCGGTGCTCGAGGCGCTGCGACGGCTGCGGGAGACCTCGGACGCGTTCGCCTCGGAGGAGGGCGACACGGACGCGAGCGTTGCGGCCGCGACGGGCGCGGATGTCGCTGGCTCCGACGTCGGTGCGCACGATCCGTACGCGGGTGCGGGCGCGCCGGACGAGCCGTACGTCGGGGCGCCCGGTGCGCCGTACGCACAAGCGCACGAAGACCCGTACGCGGACGCGCCCGACGAACTGTCCCTGGGGATGCACGAAGAGCCGTATGTAGGCGCGCACGAGGCGGACGACCGCCCGGCGCCGCCGCCCCCCGAGGAGCCCTTTGTCCCGCCGCCCGAGCCGTACGATGACGCCGACGACGTCTACGACGAGGACGACCTCGCGTACGATCCCGACGCCGAGCGCTAG
- a CDS encoding UDP-N-acetylmuramoyl-L-alanyl-D-glutamate--2,6-diaminopimelate ligase encodes MMQLASRIDEPRGGMPPSGGASPAGVKHGRSLRTLLAALGSEATLARGDGGTTIEQVTADSRRVVPGSLFVAVPGTKTNGLEYVGDACARGAAAVAIAHDADASTSDLGIDPRVAVIRCAVPSRFLALAAAELAGRPSERLTMVGITGTSGKTTTSYLLESIFRAAGRATGVVGTIEYRFPGHVEAAPLTTPDAVELQTLLARMVDVGVSHVAMEVSSHALAQDRVAGVSFDVGVFTNCSRDHLDYHGDLEGYLAAKARLFKELLPASSKKDAAAVLNAEDARVMSLASDLRVPIVTFGKGGDVSCRRLEADMSGLAGTLDVAGTELAFRSRLVGTPHLMNILAATAAAHRLGIAHDAIRAGIENLAVVPGRLEAIDMGQPFAVIVDYAHKPDALERSLTSLRELTRGRLIVTFGCGGDRDKGKRPLMGEIAGRLADVVIVTSDNPRTEDPMAIIAAIEDGVRAANRTRVAQQALGQTGHADGYVVVPERRAAIQLAVEIAREGDLVLITGKGHEDYQIVGTTKHHLDDREEARNALRGRGFVGRG; translated from the coding sequence ATGATGCAGCTCGCGAGCCGCATCGACGAGCCGCGAGGCGGGATGCCGCCGAGCGGCGGCGCGAGCCCGGCGGGCGTCAAGCACGGACGCTCGCTGCGCACGCTGCTCGCGGCGCTCGGCAGCGAGGCGACGCTCGCCCGCGGCGACGGCGGCACGACGATCGAGCAGGTCACCGCGGATTCGCGTCGCGTCGTTCCGGGCTCGCTGTTCGTCGCCGTCCCGGGGACGAAGACGAACGGCCTCGAGTACGTCGGCGACGCCTGCGCGCGCGGTGCCGCGGCGGTCGCGATCGCGCACGACGCCGACGCCAGCACGAGCGACCTCGGCATCGACCCGCGCGTCGCGGTGATCCGCTGCGCCGTGCCTAGCCGCTTCCTCGCGCTCGCCGCGGCGGAGCTCGCGGGACGTCCGAGCGAGCGCTTGACGATGGTCGGCATCACCGGGACGAGCGGCAAGACGACCACGAGCTACCTGCTCGAGTCGATCTTCCGCGCCGCGGGACGCGCGACGGGCGTCGTCGGCACGATCGAGTACCGCTTCCCGGGACACGTCGAGGCGGCGCCGCTCACCACGCCGGATGCGGTCGAGCTGCAGACGCTGCTCGCGCGCATGGTGGACGTCGGCGTGTCGCACGTCGCGATGGAGGTGTCGTCGCACGCGCTCGCGCAGGACCGCGTCGCCGGGGTGTCGTTCGACGTCGGCGTGTTCACCAACTGCTCGCGCGACCACCTCGACTACCACGGCGACCTCGAGGGCTACCTCGCGGCGAAGGCGCGGCTCTTCAAGGAGCTGCTGCCGGCGTCGAGCAAGAAGGACGCGGCCGCCGTGCTGAACGCCGAGGACGCGCGCGTCATGTCGCTCGCAAGCGATCTGCGCGTGCCGATCGTGACCTTCGGCAAGGGCGGCGACGTCTCGTGTCGCCGGCTCGAGGCGGACATGAGCGGGCTCGCGGGCACGCTCGACGTCGCCGGCACGGAGCTCGCGTTCCGCAGCCGCCTGGTCGGCACGCCGCACCTGATGAACATCCTCGCCGCGACCGCGGCCGCGCACCGGCTCGGCATCGCGCACGACGCGATCCGCGCCGGCATCGAGAACCTCGCCGTCGTCCCGGGACGGCTCGAGGCGATCGACATGGGCCAGCCGTTCGCGGTGATCGTCGACTACGCGCACAAGCCGGACGCGCTCGAGCGCTCGCTGACGAGCCTACGGGAGCTCACGCGCGGCCGGCTGATCGTCACCTTCGGCTGCGGCGGCGATCGCGACAAGGGCAAGCGGCCGCTGATGGGGGAGATCGCCGGACGTCTCGCCGACGTGGTGATCGTGACCTCCGACAATCCGAGGACGGAAGATCCGATGGCCATCATTGCGGCCATCGAGGACGGCGTGCGGGCGGCAAACCGCACGCGCGTCGCGCAGCAGGCGCTCGGGCAAACGGGGCACGCGGATGGGTATGTGGTGGTGCCCGAGCGCCGCGCGGCGATTCAGCTTGCGGTGGAGATCGCGCGCGAGGGCGACCTCGTGCTGATCACCGGCAAGGGACACGAGGACTATCAGATCGTTGGGACGACGAAGCACCATCTGGACGATCGCGAGGAGGCGCGGAACGCCCTGCGCGGTCGGGGCTTCGTCGGTCGTGGATGA
- the mraY gene encoding phospho-N-acetylmuramoyl-pentapeptide-transferase, whose product MLYQLLYPLHTTYSGFNVFRYITFRTLLAGLTALVISFWLGPVLIQKLSSLKVGQPIREDGPQRHLAKAGTPTMGGVLILFSGILATLLLADLTNPYVWLAVFVTVGFAGIGFIDDYRKLRGRSSRGLSARAKFSLQLVLGLLAGIALTQMPDFTTTLNFPVLKDVRPDIGMWYVPFAALVIVGASNAVNLTDGLDGLAIGPVAIAAGTIGVFAYVAGNAKLAEYLQIAYVPGTGELLVFCGALVAAGLGFLWFNAYPAQMFMGDVGSLPLGAAIALVALAAKQELVLPLLGFVFVAEALSVIFQVVSFKLRRKRIFRMAPIHHHFELLGWPEPQIIVRFWIIAIICALLALATLKLR is encoded by the coding sequence ATGCTCTACCAGCTCCTCTATCCCTTGCACACGACGTACTCGGGCTTCAACGTCTTTCGCTACATCACGTTCCGGACCCTGCTCGCGGGCCTGACGGCGCTCGTGATCTCGTTCTGGCTCGGCCCGGTGCTGATCCAGAAGCTGTCGTCGCTCAAGGTCGGCCAGCCGATCCGTGAGGACGGCCCGCAGCGTCACCTGGCCAAGGCCGGGACGCCGACCATGGGTGGCGTCCTCATCCTGTTCTCGGGGATCCTGGCGACGCTGCTGCTGGCGGACCTGACGAACCCGTACGTCTGGCTGGCGGTGTTCGTCACCGTCGGCTTCGCCGGGATCGGCTTCATCGACGACTACCGCAAGCTGCGCGGACGCAGCTCGCGCGGCCTCTCGGCGCGGGCCAAGTTCTCGCTCCAGCTCGTGCTGGGGCTGCTCGCCGGCATCGCGCTCACCCAGATGCCGGACTTCACCACGACGCTGAACTTCCCCGTCCTGAAGGACGTCCGGCCGGACATCGGCATGTGGTACGTGCCGTTCGCCGCGCTGGTGATCGTCGGCGCGTCGAACGCGGTCAACCTGACCGACGGCCTCGACGGCCTCGCGATCGGCCCGGTCGCGATCGCCGCGGGCACGATCGGGGTGTTCGCCTACGTGGCCGGCAACGCGAAGCTCGCCGAGTACCTGCAGATCGCCTACGTGCCCGGCACGGGCGAGCTGCTGGTGTTCTGCGGCGCGCTGGTCGCGGCGGGGCTCGGCTTCCTCTGGTTCAACGCCTACCCGGCGCAGATGTTCATGGGCGACGTCGGCTCGCTGCCGCTCGGCGCGGCGATCGCGCTGGTCGCGCTCGCCGCGAAGCAGGAGCTGGTGCTGCCGCTCCTCGGCTTCGTCTTCGTCGCCGAGGCGCTGTCGGTGATCTTCCAGGTCGTGTCCTTCAAGCTGCGGCGCAAGCGCATCTTCCGCATGGCGCCGATTCACCATCACTTCGAGCTGCTCGGCTGGCCCGAGCCGCAGATCATCGTCCGCTTCTGGATCATCGCGATCATCTGCGCGCTGCTCGCGCTCGCGACGCTCAAGCTGAGGTAG
- a CDS encoding division/cell wall cluster transcriptional repressor MraZ encodes MFEGRFTNRLDDKGRVALPAKYREALAASGQDKLMITAWDIQGSPCLEAYDARSWHELVVRIQSKEGAFGEDRSLFETMYIGEAQPCHPDKQGRILLPQSLRDHAQLTDEVVFVGVHNRFQVFNPIERQKLMEQYRIALREKPNRFNAVG; translated from the coding sequence ATGTTCGAAGGTCGGTTCACCAACAGGCTCGACGACAAGGGGCGGGTCGCCCTCCCGGCCAAGTACCGTGAAGCCTTGGCCGCGAGCGGCCAGGACAAGCTGATGATCACCGCGTGGGACATCCAGGGCTCACCGTGCCTCGAGGCGTACGACGCGCGCTCCTGGCACGAGCTCGTGGTGCGGATTCAGTCCAAGGAGGGCGCGTTCGGCGAGGATCGCAGCCTGTTCGAGACCATGTACATCGGCGAGGCGCAGCCCTGTCACCCCGACAAGCAGGGCCGCATCCTCCTGCCGCAGTCGTTGCGCGATCACGCCCAGCTCACCGACGAGGTGGTCTTCGTCGGCGTCCACAACCGCTTCCAGGTGTTCAACCCGATCGAGCGCCAGAAGCTCATGGAGCAGTACCGCATCGCGCTACGCGAGAAGCCGAATCGATTCAATGCTGTTGGTTGA
- a CDS encoding penicillin-binding protein yields the protein MNPVDEAGAPRERILVVAGGVAVLLLVMALRVAHLTILERPQLSARAQSQYVERIHMAAPRGQIRDREGTIFADTIGMPSIYASPRYHPIPHEKRDQLASILGMPRATLDRKLDSKAGFVWLKRHATREQAAQVERLKLAGVDAILEGRRVYPLGTIGSHVVGTAGIDLRGLEGIELRYDRWMRGQELVYRVERDGRGRSLFTHGVAAEETEERPRGPLALDTRLEAGATLELTIDAGLQEMVERELAAGVEAANADAGTVVMLDPHTGAILALANYPWYDPNRPSEFGADARRNRAVTDSFEPGSTLKAVLAAAAIEERAVDPDDRVYCENGKYKIGRWTINDHHPYGLLTIPEVIQYSSNIGVSKIAEKLGRERYFSYLERFGFGRPTSVDLPGEVGGIVRPVERWAHIDLATSSFGQGISVTAMQLTAAFAAIANGGRLYQPYLLERAIDANGRVLFERDAANAVGRQVISPETARTIGAMLERVVEEEKGTGKKARVPGVRVAGKTGTAQKVDSRTRRYSNERLASFIGYAPADDPLFVTLVMIDNPKGVRYGGLVAAPVFSAIMSRALDRFGRRPAPLATIIPASFGASNGHGAGKSDATSARRAKDAKAGRDAERSKETRTRPAFDGPVEITPSFLGMSLRAALREAHRIGLKLDARGSGFVVDQDPPPGTPLPQRAGLCEVASTGREMCDGRDRVLVVLEPTA from the coding sequence GTGAATCCGGTCGACGAGGCGGGCGCCCCGCGCGAGCGCATCCTCGTCGTCGCCGGCGGGGTCGCGGTGCTGCTGCTGGTGATGGCGCTACGGGTCGCGCACCTGACGATCCTCGAGCGCCCGCAGCTCTCGGCGCGCGCGCAGAGCCAGTACGTCGAGCGCATCCACATGGCGGCGCCGCGCGGCCAGATCCGTGACCGCGAGGGTACGATCTTCGCCGACACGATCGGCATGCCGTCGATCTACGCGAGCCCGCGCTACCACCCGATCCCGCACGAGAAGCGCGACCAGCTCGCCTCGATCCTCGGCATGCCGCGCGCGACGCTCGACCGGAAGCTCGATTCCAAGGCCGGCTTCGTGTGGCTCAAGCGCCACGCGACGCGCGAGCAGGCGGCGCAGGTCGAGCGCCTGAAGCTCGCCGGCGTCGACGCGATCCTCGAGGGACGTCGCGTCTACCCGCTCGGAACGATCGGCTCGCACGTCGTCGGCACGGCGGGCATCGACCTGCGCGGCCTCGAGGGCATCGAGCTGCGCTACGACCGCTGGATGCGCGGCCAGGAGCTCGTCTACCGCGTCGAGCGCGACGGTCGCGGACGCTCGCTGTTCACGCACGGCGTCGCCGCGGAGGAGACCGAAGAGCGCCCGCGCGGCCCGCTCGCGCTCGACACGCGGCTCGAAGCGGGCGCGACGCTCGAGCTGACGATCGACGCGGGTCTGCAGGAGATGGTCGAGCGCGAGCTCGCCGCGGGCGTCGAGGCGGCGAACGCCGACGCCGGCACGGTGGTGATGCTCGACCCGCACACCGGCGCGATCCTCGCCCTCGCGAACTACCCCTGGTACGACCCGAACCGGCCGAGCGAGTTCGGCGCCGACGCGCGCCGCAACCGCGCCGTCACCGACAGCTTCGAGCCCGGCTCGACGCTCAAGGCGGTGCTCGCCGCCGCCGCGATCGAGGAGCGCGCGGTCGACCCGGACGACCGGGTCTACTGCGAGAACGGCAAGTACAAAATCGGGCGGTGGACGATCAACGACCACCATCCGTACGGGCTGCTGACGATTCCCGAGGTGATCCAGTACTCGAGCAACATCGGCGTCAGCAAGATCGCCGAGAAGCTCGGGCGCGAGCGCTACTTCAGCTACCTCGAGCGCTTCGGCTTCGGCCGCCCGACGTCGGTGGATCTGCCGGGCGAGGTGGGCGGCATCGTGCGTCCGGTCGAGCGCTGGGCGCACATCGACCTCGCGACCAGCAGCTTCGGTCAGGGCATCTCGGTGACCGCGATGCAGCTCACGGCCGCCTTCGCCGCGATCGCGAACGGCGGACGGCTCTACCAGCCGTACCTGCTCGAGCGCGCGATCGACGCCAACGGCCGCGTGCTGTTCGAGCGCGACGCGGCGAACGCCGTCGGGCGTCAAGTCATCAGCCCCGAGACCGCGCGCACGATCGGCGCGATGCTCGAGCGCGTGGTCGAGGAGGAGAAGGGTACGGGCAAGAAGGCGCGCGTGCCGGGCGTGCGCGTCGCGGGCAAGACCGGTACGGCCCAGAAGGTCGACTCGCGCACGCGCCGCTACTCGAACGAGCGTCTCGCCTCGTTCATCGGCTACGCGCCGGCCGACGACCCTCTCTTCGTGACGCTGGTGATGATCGACAACCCGAAGGGTGTCCGCTACGGCGGCCTCGTCGCGGCGCCGGTGTTCTCGGCGATCATGTCGCGCGCGCTCGACCGCTTCGGCCGCCGCCCGGCGCCGCTCGCGACGATCATCCCGGCGAGCTTCGGCGCGTCGAACGGCCATGGCGCCGGCAAGAGCGACGCGACGAGCGCGCGCCGCGCCAAGGACGCGAAGGCCGGGCGCGACGCCGAGCGCAGCAAGGAGACGCGCACGCGCCCCGCGTTCGACGGACCGGTCGAGATCACGCCGTCGTTCCTCGGCATGAGCCTGCGCGCGGCGCTGCGCGAAGCGCACCGCATCGGGCTCAAGCTCGACGCGCGCGGCAGCGGCTTCGTCGTCGATCAGGATCCGCCGCCCGGCACGCCGCTCCCGCAGCGCGCCGGACTGTGCGAGGTCGCGAGCACGGGGCGCGAGATGTGCGACGGGCGCGACCGCGTGCTCGTCGTCCTGGAGCCGACGGCATGA
- a CDS encoding sigma-70 family RNA polymerase sigma factor — translation MPSLPSAVASARSAAQGVLRKGGERGATGAIGGRTPPLLRRREDDAKVFAQQSGAHDHAAALDDGLVAFVGVRARLLGIASRVLGSSAEADDVVQEAWLRWQATDRRVVRDAPAFLVTTTTRLALNAACSARARHERSLVRWLPEPPDASADPERALAHGEALDLAISLLLEKLAPGERAAFVLRRAFDYAYADIADLLDVSEANARQLASRARKHLVAERCWPTSAAAQRRLLAAFAVAAHDGELAALETLLRADVAADVRYAAKPTLSRREAAENPAFGGSVEGAEQWPNARSTRSRERPMSTRTNGACTPKRECYRPKSHLNMERAFGKPD, via the coding sequence ATGCCGTCCTTGCCGAGCGCCGTCGCCTCGGCGCGGAGCGCTGCGCAGGGAGTGCTCCGCAAGGGCGGTGAGCGCGGCGCGACCGGCGCGATTGGCGGCAGGACTCCGCCGCTGCTGCGGCGGCGCGAAGACGACGCGAAGGTTTTCGCGCAGCAAAGCGGCGCTCACGATCACGCTGCCGCTCTCGACGACGGGCTCGTCGCCTTCGTCGGCGTCCGCGCGCGGCTGCTCGGCATCGCGTCGCGCGTGCTCGGCAGCTCCGCGGAAGCCGACGACGTCGTGCAGGAGGCGTGGCTGCGCTGGCAGGCGACCGATCGACGCGTCGTGCGCGACGCGCCCGCGTTCCTCGTCACGACCACGACCAGGCTGGCGCTCAACGCAGCGTGCTCGGCGCGCGCGCGTCACGAGAGGTCGCTCGTCCGGTGGCTGCCGGAGCCGCCCGACGCGAGCGCCGACCCCGAGCGTGCGCTCGCGCACGGCGAAGCGCTCGACCTCGCGATCTCGCTGCTGCTCGAGAAGCTCGCGCCGGGCGAGCGTGCGGCCTTCGTTCTTCGCCGCGCGTTCGACTACGCGTACGCCGACATCGCCGACCTTCTCGACGTCAGCGAAGCGAACGCCCGGCAGCTCGCGAGCCGGGCGCGCAAGCACCTCGTCGCCGAGCGATGCTGGCCGACGAGCGCGGCGGCGCAGCGACGTCTCCTTGCGGCCTTCGCGGTCGCGGCACACGACGGCGAGCTCGCTGCCCTCGAAACCCTCCTGAGGGCCGACGTCGCCGCCGACGTGCGGTACGCCGCAAAGCCCACGCTCTCGAGGCGCGAAGCGGCGGAGAACCCCGCTTTCGGTGGGTCGGTGGAGGGGGCCGAGCAGTGGCCAAACGCCCGATCGACCCGATCGAGAGAGCGTCCGATGAGCACGCGGACGAACGGTGCTTGCACCCCGAAGCGAGAGTGTTACAGACCCAAGTCCCACCTCAACATGGAGCGCGCGTTTGGAAAGCCTGATTGA
- the rsmH gene encoding 16S rRNA (cytosine(1402)-N(4))-methyltransferase RsmH has protein sequence MNPAGEERPRHEPVMLHEVTELLAPAVARPGARIVDVTLGLGGHSAALLERAAADARLLGLDRDDDALAIAGERLAPWGERVVLRHARFSELAQTLDELGWERVDAVVADLGVSSLQLDDAQRGFSFQREGELDMRMDRTRGESAADLLARLSQSEIAALLRDLGEEPEAKRIARALCRAEGGRPRTTQELRAAVLRAVGGRATRRHDPATLTFQALRIAVNDELGELENLLETLPQRLAPGARVAFLAYHSLEDRIVKQHLRRWSARCVCPPELPVCQCGGKARAIRLTPGAQRPSDDEVARNPRARSARLRAVEWVDGR, from the coding sequence ATGAACCCTGCTGGCGAGGAGCGTCCGCGCCACGAGCCGGTGATGCTGCACGAGGTCACCGAGCTGCTCGCGCCCGCGGTCGCACGCCCCGGAGCCCGGATCGTCGACGTCACGCTCGGCCTCGGCGGACACTCCGCAGCGCTCCTCGAGCGCGCCGCCGCCGACGCCCGCCTGCTCGGCCTCGATCGCGACGACGACGCGCTCGCGATCGCCGGCGAGCGTCTCGCGCCGTGGGGCGAGCGCGTCGTGCTGCGCCACGCGCGCTTCTCCGAGCTCGCGCAGACGCTCGACGAGCTCGGCTGGGAGCGCGTCGACGCGGTCGTCGCGGACCTCGGGGTCTCCTCGCTGCAGCTCGACGACGCGCAGCGCGGCTTCAGCTTCCAGCGCGAGGGCGAGCTCGACATGCGCATGGACCGCACGCGCGGCGAGAGCGCGGCCGACCTGCTCGCGCGCCTCTCTCAGAGCGAGATCGCCGCGCTGCTGCGCGACCTCGGCGAGGAGCCCGAGGCGAAGCGCATCGCGCGCGCGCTGTGCCGCGCCGAAGGCGGACGTCCGCGGACGACCCAGGAGCTGCGCGCCGCGGTGCTGCGCGCGGTCGGCGGACGCGCGACCCGTCGCCACGACCCGGCGACGCTGACCTTCCAGGCGCTGCGGATCGCGGTGAACGACGAGCTGGGCGAGCTCGAAAACCTGCTCGAGACGCTGCCGCAGCGCCTCGCGCCGGGCGCGCGCGTCGCGTTCCTCGCTTACCACTCGCTCGAGGATCGGATCGTCAAGCAACATCTTCGTCGCTGGTCGGCGCGCTGCGTCTGCCCGCCCGAGCTGCCGGTCTGCCAGTGCGGCGGCAAGGCGCGCGCGATCCGCTTGACGCCTGGCGCGCAGCGGCCGTCGGACGACGAGGTGGCGCGCAACCCGCGCGCTCGGAGCGCTCGGCTGCGCGCGGTGGAGTGGGTCGATGGGCGCTGA
- a CDS encoding C4-type zinc ribbon domain-containing protein: MESLIEILASLQEIDRRNRERELELAELERQSSELQERLASKRQQVEAARVEAGNTNGRRRQLEEQLQNEERKIKERRMRLNRIRNDKELMVAQREIELTKEANSRLEEELLTLLEQSEAVDGGLREAEAELKELEERIAKHEEHARARIAQLRAEIDGDRGVRDGLASKLNVSVRKRYEQVFARRGGVAVVEVRHGICLGCNMRVPPQLYIEIQKRRDVHVCPSCQRILFTRSEANGEEQQARSGS, encoded by the coding sequence TTGGAAAGCCTGATTGAGATCCTCGCCAGTCTGCAGGAAATCGATCGGCGGAACCGCGAGCGTGAGCTCGAGCTCGCGGAGCTCGAGCGCCAGTCCTCGGAGCTTCAGGAACGACTCGCCTCCAAGCGTCAGCAGGTGGAGGCCGCCCGCGTCGAGGCGGGCAACACCAACGGCCGTCGCCGTCAGCTCGAAGAGCAGCTCCAGAACGAGGAGCGCAAGATCAAGGAGCGGCGGATGCGTCTCAACCGCATCCGCAACGACAAGGAGCTGATGGTCGCGCAGCGCGAGATCGAGCTCACCAAGGAGGCGAACTCGCGCCTCGAGGAGGAGCTGCTCACGCTGCTCGAGCAGAGCGAGGCGGTCGACGGTGGGCTGCGCGAGGCGGAGGCGGAGCTCAAGGAGCTCGAGGAGCGCATCGCCAAGCACGAGGAGCATGCGCGCGCGCGCATCGCGCAGCTGCGCGCCGAGATCGACGGCGACCGAGGTGTCCGCGATGGGCTCGCGTCGAAGCTCAACGTGTCGGTGCGCAAGCGCTACGAGCAGGTGTTCGCGCGTCGCGGCGGCGTCGCCGTCGTCGAGGTGCGACACGGCATCTGCCTCGGCTGCAACATGCGCGTTCCGCCGCAGCTCTACATCGAGATCCAGAAGCGCCGCGACGTGCACGTCTGCCCGAGCTGTCAGCGCATCCTGTTCACGCGCTCCGAGGCGAACGGCGAAGAGCAGCAGGCGCGCTCCGGTAGCTGA
- the rpsU gene encoding 30S ribosomal protein S21 → MPGVRVKENEPIESAIRRFKKQCEKAGILSELRKREHYEKPSVKRKKKALAARKRALRRAVRSQG, encoded by the coding sequence ATGCCGGGAGTACGAGTCAAGGAAAACGAGCCGATCGAGAGCGCCATCCGGCGCTTCAAGAAGCAGTGCGAGAAGGCAGGCATCCTCTCCGAGCTGCGCAAACGCGAGCACTACGAGAAGCCCAGCGTCAAGCGCAAGAAGAAGGCGCTGGCGGCCCGCAAGCGCGCGCTGCGGCGCGCCGTGCGCAGCCAAGGCTGA